From the genome of Mugil cephalus isolate CIBA_MC_2020 chromosome 2, CIBA_Mcephalus_1.1, whole genome shotgun sequence, one region includes:
- the mrpl4 gene encoding 39S ribosomal protein L4, mitochondrial gives MLRCSLLICGRGVAARFASSFSGDSALPPNILLPTNLVDPARLKRPPPPADCSLPLLRKCDAVVPAHLSPVQTWVETLEAVDAEPLGLTQLHPDVFAVPPRLDILHSVEIWQRNYKRISHANTKVRSEVRGGGKKPWQQKGSGRARHGSIRSPIWRGGGVAHGPRGPNSYYYMLPMKTRVLGLKVSLSSKMAQDYLHVVDSLNIPTPDSRYLLDLIKHRHWGESVLIVDVGEEFSENILQATADLKTVNIIPAIGLNVHSMLKHETVVLTLETVRFLEEKLLWHDQRFTPLYPFKLPYSDFP, from the exons ATGCTTCGTTGTTCGCTTTTAATTTGTGGCAGAGGAGTCGCTGCGAGG TTTGCCTCGTCCTTCTCTGGTGACAGCGCTCTGCCTCCAAACATACTGCTGCCCACCAACCTCGTGGATCCCGCCAGATTAA agcgtcctcctcctcctgcagactgCTCCCTGCCTCTGCTGAGGAAGTGCGACGCCGTCGTCCCGGCTCACCTCAGCCCCGTGCAGACGTGGGTGGAGACCCTGGAGGCGGTGGACGCCGAGCCGTTGGGTCTGACTCAGCTCCACCCCGACGTCTTTGCAGTGCCTCCGAG GCTCGACATTCTACACAGCGTTGAAATATGGCAGAGAAATTACAAAAGGATT AGTCACGCCAACACGAAGGTGAGGTCGGAGGTCAGAGGCGGAGGCAAgaaaccgtggcaacagaaaggAAGCGGAAGAGCTCGCCACGGAAGCATCCGCTCACCGATATGGAGAGGAG ggggcgtggctcATGGACCCAGGGGGCCGAACAGCTACTACTACATGCTGCCCATGAAAACTAGAGTTCTGGGACTGAAAGTGTCTCTGAGCTCCAAGATGGCTCAG GATTATCTTCACGTCGTGGACTCCCTCAACATCCCCACTCCAGACTCCCGCTACCTGCTGGACctcatcaaacacagacactgggGGGAGTCGGTGTTAATAGTCGACGT AGGCGAAgagttttctgaaaacatcctTCAGGCCACAGCGGACCTGAAGACAGTGAACATCATTCCAGCCATCG GTCTGAACGTCCACAGCATGCTGAAACACGAAACGGTCGTCCTCACCCTGGAGACCGTCCGGTtcctggaggagaagctgctcTGGCACGACCAGCGCTTCACGCCCCTGTACCCATTTAAGCTCCCGTACTCAGACTTCCCCTAG
- the si:ch211-69b7.6 gene encoding LOW QUALITY PROTEIN: neuroblast differentiation-associated protein AHNAK (The sequence of the model RefSeq protein was modified relative to this genomic sequence to represent the inferred CDS: deleted 2 bases in 1 codon) yields the protein MPSHRRGRSLSEALTLEQSDEGGVVISSINNVSSTQGLREGDEILGATINFDQLSKEEVLKVLKVIEPFNDKVQVLTRSNLSKSMGNLDQCAKTPETMLQDSYNKLYNDKIKKFIKADLSGAKGGYGNGEVSAASKKHNTDLPRLGVDFGLRKSTPLSADTNANPQSDVRDLTDGCNLNLPPLGIGLNGTTLSDAQVPRLKVDARSPQLNGPDCHVSGTLPGGTNTDRPSVGLAMPNRTCESPEMGIDMGSGVTGPRMGINLDGGNISGPSFNTSVPTVNIERTDQEFKMPKFKIPVMDFSGHSDAQTPDIPSGKLHVKSSKKLKTPDLTLDDPSSYVGLPKPRLSGRSTDLDLDMPDVTVSQPDVNLPKAPSLGIKGPSGKFKAPKFTMPKFDLPDIKAPHLNGNLEGPDLGLSGTKLKGIDAELKTPNIAGPQFKGVIGSPDLNLSDMDLGKPNLDLTSPDANLHMTSSTFKAPAMKNANIDLNAPDLHIDAPSSKFKMPKFNLSGTGANMDLNSDLKSPDLSLKSPKIKGRIDAPDMDLPNMDLKAPKLDINTPDVNIGSPKTQFKMPKLKMPKFNGPNLKGPEIDGNLDGPDFDVNAPNFNLKGPKADLDVDVSGPSGKLKKPKFSMPSFGLSGPKLDGPDLDLNPPDLDISGPSLSAPDINLPKADLKGPKMDLDAPNLNLDMPSGKLKMPELHGPDWDVNAPSGKLKMPKFNLSGTLPKGPNLDLNADMKSPDWDLKAPKLKGGIDTPDMDLPNMDLKAPKLDINTDVNIGSPKTKFKMPKLKMPKFNGPNLKGPEIDGNLDGPDFDVNAPNFNLKGPKADLDVDVSGPSGKLKKPKFSMPSFGLSGPKVDGPDLNLNPPDLDISGPSLSAPDLNLPKADLKGPKLDLDAPNLNLDMPSGKLKMPELHGPDWDVNAPSGKLKMPKFNLSGTLPKGPNLDLNADMKSPDWDLKAPKLKGGIDTPDMDLPNMDLKAPKLDINTPDVNIGSPKTKFKMPKLKMPKFKHPNLKGPEINGPDFDVNAPNFNLKGPKADLDVDVSGPSGTLKKPKFSMPSFGLSGPKVDGPDLDLNPPDLDISGPSLSAPDINLPKADLKGPKLDLGAPNLNLDMPSGKLKMPELHGPDWDVKAPSSKLKMPKFNLSGTLPKGPNLDLNADMKSPDWDLKAPKLKGGIDTPDMDLPNMDLKAPKLDINTPDVNIGSPKTKFKMPKLKMPKFNGPNLKGPEIDGNLDGPDFDVNAPNFNLKGPKADLDVDVSGPSGKFKKPKFSMPSFGLSGPKLDGPDLDLNPPDLDISGPSLSAPDINLPKADLKGPKLDLGAPNLNLDMPSGKLKMPELHGPDWDLNAPSGKLKMPKFNLSGTLPKGPNLDLNADMKSPDWDLKAPKLKGGIDTPDMDLPNMDLKAPKLDINTPDVNIGSPKTKFKMPKLKMPKFNGPNLKGPEIDGNLDGPDFDVNAPNFNLKGPKADLDVDVSGPSGKLKKPKFSMPSFGLSGPKLDGPDLNLNPPDLDISGPSLSAPDINLPKADLKGPKLDLGAPNLNLDMPSGKLKMPELHGPDWDVNAPSGKLKMPKFNLSGTLPKGPNLDLNADMKSPDWDLKAPKLKGGIDTPDMDLPNVDLKAPKLDINTPDVNIGSPKTKFKMPKLKMPKFNGPNLKGPVIDGDLDGPDFDVNAPNFNLKGPKADLDVDVSGPSGKLKKPKFSMPSFGLSGPKLDGPDLDLNPPDLDISGPSLSAPDINLPKADLKGPKLDLGAPNLNLDMPSGKLKMPELHGPNWDVNAPSGKLKMPKFNLSGTLPKGPNLDLNADLKSPDWDLKAPKLKGGIDTPDMDLPNMDLKAPKLDINTPDVNIGSPKTKFKMPKLKMPKFNGPNLKGPEIDGDLDGPDFDVNAPNFNLKGPKADLDVDVSGPSGKLKKPKFSMPSFGLSSPELDGPDMDLSGPNVDLDMPSGRVKTPKIKGGISTPDLPNMDLKAPRLDINAPDVNFGSPKTKLKTHKLKMPKVELAGPKGPEVDGNFNGPDIDMSAPNFNLKGAKTGIPDVGFGSPSGKPKKSRLNFPDVGFSRPKFDGPNFDVNSPDLNAKGPNLKLNSNLKSPKLKGGLDGPRIGLPDVDLSSPKLDMNSPDVNLGFPDAKFKKPKIKTPKGPNVDISTDLHGPNMNIPDLDVNGPKGKLKMPSLHKPDLSLSGPNLSGSDLDLTLPDASFMGPKLDLNGKYPDARIDGNIGRPDLNFAGPQVKGNLRGPDIDGPDFDLGERKFRLPTFKMRPFGSPDLNRGGSDIDFTTYQRPAHLDISPRNAKYNMNADILKGDFTRPNMDLYSPPMAMSSPQLHLRSPDLNIDDISLNMQRPPPRNRKSDMTGMNMRIPDLDIDGRLHHPDRNSPRMRLRSGQPLLSDVLSRGVDFHRSDLNIDDFTGKDHVLRARGSTPDLRTIRDSGQDFYHSGLDIDMGRSRKIRRPPDGADGYFVTVFPSQTQSQRMPNRKYNTLGAPDFNSGNIDLEVPRKYDQKGSTYLFSNLV from the exons ATG ccGTCACACCGCAGAGGAAGGAGTCTCTCTGAGGCCCTGACCCTGGAACAGTCAGATGAGGGGGGGGTGGTCATTTCCAGCATCAACAATGTCTCATCCACCCAGGGACTGAGAGAAG gcgATGAAATTCTGGGGGCAACGATCAATTTCGATCAGCTGTCAAAAGAGGAGGTGTTAAAAGTACTGAAGGTGATTGAGCCCTTCAATGACAAGGTCCAGGTCCTTACTCGAAGCAACCTGAGCAAAAGCATGGGGAATTTGGACCAGTGCGCCAAGACTCCCGAGACG ATGCTGCAGGATTCCTACAACAAACTCTACAACGACAAAATCAAGAAGTTCATAAAGGCAGACTTGTCTGGTGCTAAGGGGGGCTATGGGAATGGGGAAGTTTCAGCCGCATccaagaaacacaacacagacttGCCTCGCCTCGGAGTTGACTTTGGACTCAGGAAATCCACACCTTTGAGTGCAGACACTAATGCTAATCCACAATCTGATGTTAGAGATCTAACAGATGGCTGCAATCTGAACCTACCACCGTTGGGCATCGGCTTGAATGGGACTACTCTAAGTGACGCTCAGGTACCAAGACTTAAAGTTGATGCTCGAAGTCCACAGCTTAATGGTCCAGACTGCCACGTGTCTGGGACATTACCAGGAGGTACAAACACTGATCGTCCATCAGTTGGCTTGGCAATGCCAAACAGAACTTGTGAATCTCCAGAAATGGGTATTGACATGGGTTCAGGTGTTACTGGACCTAGAATGGGTATTAACCTTGATGGGGGAAATATTAGTGGTCCATCTTTTAACACTAGTGTTCCCACAGTGAACATTGAGCGAACAGACCAGGAATTCAAAATGCCAAAATTCAAAATACCAGTGATGGATTTCTCAGGACATTCAGATGCACAGACCCCAGATATTCCATCAGGTAAACTCCATGTCAAGTCTTCCAAGAAACTGAAAACCCCAGATCTAACTCTGGATGACCCTTCCAGTTATGTAGGATTACCCAAACCTAGGCTGTCTGGGAGATCAACTGATTTAGACCTAGACATGCCAGATGTGACTGTATCACAACCTGATGTAAATCTACCCAAAGCTCCATCACTTGGCATCAAAGGGCCATCTGGAAAATTCAAGGCCCCTAAGTTCACAATGCCCAAATTTGATTTACCAGACATTAAAGCGccacatttaaatggaaacttAGAGGGACCAGATCTGGGATTGTCAGGTACAAAGCTGAAGGGGATAgatgctgaactgaaaactCCAAACATTGCTGGCCCACAATTTAAAGGGGTTATCGGTTCTCCAGATTTGAATCTATCTGATATGGATCTTGGTAAACCCAACCTAGATCTTACGAGCCCAGATGCCAACTTACATATGACCTCAAGTACATTCAAAGCACCAGCAATGAAGAATGCAAATATTGACTTGAATGCTCCTGACCTGCATATTGATGCTCCCTCTAGCAAATTTAAAATGCCTAAATTTAACCTTTCAGGTACAGGGGCAAATATGGACCTAAACTCAGACCTAAAATCCCCTGATCTAAGTCTCAAATCTCCAAAGATAAAGGGTAGGATTGATGCCCCTGACATGGACCTACCAAACATGGATCTCAAAGCTCCAAAGTTAGATATTAACACTCCAGATGTCAACATTGGCTCCCccaaaacacagtttaaaatgcCAAAGCTGAAGATGCCGAAATTTAACGGCCCAAACCTGAAAGGACCTGAAATTGATGGTAACTTAGATGGTCCAGACTTTGATGTCAATGCACCCAATTTCAACCTCAAAGGTCCTAAAGCTGATctagatgttgatgtttctggtccatctggaaaattaaaaaagcctAAATTCAGCATGCCTAGTTTTGGGCTGTCTGGTCCAAAATTAGATGGTCCAGACTTGGACCTAAACCCACCTGATTTAGATATATCAGGTCCCAGTCTCAGTGCACCAGACATAAACCTCCCCAAGGCTGACCTCAAAGGCCCAAAGATGGACCTGGATGCCCCAAATCTCAACTTAGACATGCCATCAGGCAAACTGAAAATGCCAGAACTTCATGGTCCAGACTGGGATGTTAATGCGCCTTCAGGCAAACTGAAAATGCCCAAATTTAATCTCTCAGGTACATTACCAAAAGGACCAAATTTGGACCTAAATGCAGACATGAAGTCTCCAGATTGGGATCTGAAGGCTCCAAAACTAAAGGGAGGAATAGATACCCCTGACATGGACCTACCAAACATGGATCTCAAAGCTCCAAAGTTAGATATTAACACC GATGTCAACATTGGCTCcccaaaaacaaagtttaaaatgcCAAAGCTGAAGATGCCGAAATTTAACGGCCCAAACCTGAAAGGACCTGAAATTGATGGTAACTTAGATGGTCCAGACTTTGATGTCAATGCACCCAATTTCAACCTCAAAGGTCCTAAAGCTGATctagatgttgatgtttctggtccatctggaaaattaaaaaagcctAAATTCAGCATGCCTAGTTTTGGGCTCTCTGGTCCCAAGGTAGATGGTCCAGACTTGAACTTAAACCCACCTGACCTAGATATATCAGGTCCCAGTCTCAGTGCACCAGACCTAAACCTCCCCAAGGCTGACCTCAAAGGCCCAAAGCTGGACCTGGATGCCCCAAATCTCAACTTAGACATGCCATCAGGCAAACTGAAAATGCCAGAACTTCATGGTCCAGACTGGGATGTTAATGCTCCTTCAGGCAAACTGAAAATGCCCAAATTTAATCTCTCAGGTACATTACCAAAAGGACCAAATTTGGACCTAAATGCAGACATGAAGTCTCCAGATTGGGATCTGAAGGCTCCAAAACTAAAGGGAGGAATAGATACCCCTGACATGGACCTACCAAACATGGATCTCAAAGCTCCAAAGTTAGATATTAACACCCCAGATGTCAACATTGGCTCcccaaaaacaaagtttaaaatgcCAAAACTAAAGATGCCTAAATTTAAGCATCCAAACTTGAAAGGACCTGAGATTAATGGTCCAGACTTTGATGTCAATGCACCCAATTTCAACCTCAAAGGCCCTAAAGCTGATttagatgttgatgtttctggtcCATCTGGAACATTAAAAAAGCCTAAATTCAGCATGCCTAGTTTTGGGCTCTCTGGTCCCAAGGTAGATGGTCCAGACTTGGACCTAAACCCACCTGACCTAGATATATCAGGTCCCAGTCTCAGTGCACCAGACATAAACCTCCCCAAGGCTGACCTCAAAGGTCCAAAGCTGGACCTGGGTGCCCCAAATCTCAACTTAGACATGCCATCAGGCAAACTGAAAATGCCAGAACTTCATGGTCCAGACTGGGATGTTAAAGCACCCTCAAGCAAACTGAAAATGCCCAAATTTAATCTCTCAGGTACATTACCAAAAGGACCAAATTTGGACCTAAATGCAGACATGAAGTCTCCAGATTGGGATCTGAAGGCTCCAAAACTAAAGGGAGGAATAGATACCCCTGACATGGACCTACCAAACATGGATCTCAAAGCTCCAAAGTTAGATATTAACACCCCAGATGTCAACATTGGCTCcccaaaaacaaagtttaaaatgcCAAAGCTGAAGATGCCGAAATTTAACGGCCCAAACCTGAAAGGACCTGAAATTGATGGTAACTTAGATGGTCCAGACTTTGATGTCAATGCACCCAATTTCAACCTCAAAGGCCCTAAAGCTGATctagatgttgatgtttctggtccatctggaaaatttaaaaagccTAAATTCAGCATGCCTAGTTTTGGGCTCTCTGGTCCAAAGTTAGATGGTCCAGACTTGGACCTAAACCCACCTGATCTAGATATATCAGGTCCCAGTCTCAGTGCACCAGACATAAACCTCCCCAAGGCTGACCTCAAAGGCCCAAAGCTGGACCTGGGTGCCCCAAATCTCAACTTAGACATGCCATCAGGCAAACTGAAAATGCCAGAACTTCATGGTCCAGACTGGGATCTTAACGCGCCTTCAGGCAAACTGAAAATGCCCAAATTTAATCTCTCAGGTACATTACCAAAAGGACCAAATTTGGACCTAAATGCAGACATGAAGTCTCCAGATTGGGATCTGAAGGCTCCAAAACTAAAGGGAGGAATAGATACCCCTGACATGGACCTACCAAACATGGATCTCAAAGCTCCAAAGTTAGATATTAACACCCCAGATGTCAACATTGGCTCcccaaaaacaaagtttaaaatgcCAAAGCTGAAGATGCCGAAATTTAACGGCCCAAACCTGAAAGGACCTGAAATTGATGGTAACTTAGATGGTCCAGACTTTGATGTCAATGCACCCAATTTCAACCTCAAAGGCCCTAAAGCTGATctagatgttgatgtttctggtccatctggaaaattaaaaaagcctAAATTCAGCATGCCTAGTTTTGGGCTCTCTGGTCCGAAGTTAGATGGTCCAGACTTGAACCTAAACCCACCTGACCTAGATATATCAGGTCCCAGTCTCAGTGCACCAGACATAAACCTCCCCAAGGCTGACCTCAAAGGCCCAAAGCTGGACCTGGGTGCCCCAAATCTCAACTTAGACATGCCATCAGGCAAACTGAAAATGCCAGAACTTCATGGTCCAGACTGGGATGTTAACGCGCCTTCAGGCAAACTGAAAATGCCCAAATTTAATCTCTCAGGTACATTACCAAAAGGACCAAATTTGGACCTAAATGCAGACATGAAGTCTCCAGATTGGGATCTGAAGGCTCCAAAACTAAAGGGAGGAATCGATACCCCTGACATGGACCTACCAAACGTGGATCTCAAAGCTCCAAAGTTAGATATTAACACTCCAGATGTCAACATTGGCTCcccaaaaacaaagtttaaaatgcCAAAGCTGAAAATGCCGAAATTTAACGGCCCAAACCTGAAAGGACCTGTAATTGATGGTGACTTAGATGGTCCAGACTTTGATGTCAATGCACCCAATTTCAACCTCAAAGGTCCTAAAGCTGATctagatgttgatgtttctggtccatctggaaaattaaaaaagcctAAATTCAGCATGCCTAGTTTTGGGCTCTCTGGTCCGAAGTTAGATGGCCCAGACTTGGACCTAAACCCACCTGATCTAGATATATCAGGTCCCAGTCTCAGTGCACCAGACATAAACCTCCCCAAGGCTGACCTCAAAGGCCCAAAGCTGGACCTGGGTGCCCCAAATCTCAACTTAGACATGCCATCAGGCAAACTGAAAATGCCAGAACTTCATGGTCCAAACTGGGATGTTAATGCTCCTTCAGGCAAACTGAAAATGCCCAAATTTAATCTCTCAGGTACATTACCAAAAGGACCAAATTTGGACCTAAATGCAGACTTGAAGTCTCCAGATTGGGATCTGAAGGCTCCAAAACTAAAGGGAGGAATAGATACCCCTGACATGGACCTACCAAACATGGATCTCAAAGCTCCAAAGTTAGATATTAACACTCCAGATGTCAACATTGGCTCcccaaaaacaaagtttaaaatgcCAAAGCTGAAGATGCCGAAATTTAACGGCCCAAACCTGAAAGGACCTGAAATTGATGGTGACTTAGATGGTCCAGACTTTGATGTCAATGCACCCAATTTCAACCTCAAAGGTCCTAAAGCTGATTtggatgttgatgtttctggtccatctggaaaattaaaaaagcctAAATTCAGCATGCCTAGTTTTGGGCTCTCTAGCCCCGAGTTAGATGGCCCAGACATGGACCTCAGTGGCCCAAATGTTGACTTAGACATGCCATCAGGGAGAGTGAAAACTCCAAAGATAAAGGGAGGAATCAGTACTCCTGACTTGCCCAACATGGACCTTAAAGCTCCAAGATTAGATATAAATGCTCCAGATGTCAACTTTGGCTCCCCAAAAACCAagcttaaaacacacaaattgaaAATGCCTAAAGTTGAGCTGGCAGGCCCAAAAGGACCTGAGGTTGATGGCAATTTTAATGGCCCAGACATTGACATGAGTGCACCAAACTTCAATCTCAAAGGTGCGAAAACTGGAATTCCAGATGTTGGTTTTGGCAGCCCATCAGGGAAGCCCAAAAAGTCACGTTTGAACTTTCCTGATGTAGGGTTTTCTCGTCCAAAGTTCGATGGCCCTAACTTTGATGTTAATTCGCCAGATCTAAATGCCAAGGGACcaaatttgaaattaaattcaaaccTTAAATCTCCAAAGCTGAAAGGTGGACTCGACGGCCCAAGGATCGGCTTACCAGATGTTGACCTCAGTTCTCCCAAGTTGGATATGAACTCACCAGATGTCAACCTTGGTTTCCCAGATGCAAAATTCAAAAAGCCCAAAATCAAGACGCCAAAGGGCCCCAATGTTGACATCAGTACGGACCTACATGGGCCAAATATGAATATTCCGGATTTAGATGTTAATGGTCCTAAAGGAAAACTAAAAATGCCAAGTTTACATAAACCAGATCTCAGTCTGTCAGGACCTAACCTGAGCGgttcagatttagatttaactttacctGATGCCAGTTTCATGGGTCCTAAGTTAGATCTCAATGGAAAATATCCTGATGCTAGAATAGATGGTAACATTGGACGACCTGACTTAAACTTTGCTGGCCCTCAAGTTAAAGGAAACTTAAGAGGTCCAGACATTGATGGTCCTGATTTTGACTTGGGAGAAAGAAAGTTCAGGCTCCCAACTTTCAAGATGCGCCCATTTGGAAGCCCAGATCTTAACAGGGGAGGTTCTGATATTGACTTCACCACATATCAAAGACCAGCACATCTAGATATTTCTCCCCGAAATGCAAAATACAACATGAACGCAGACATTCTTAAGGGAGATTTTACACGTCCAAACATGGACCTCTACAGCCCTCCAATGGCAATGAGCAGTCCACAGCTACACCTAAGATCTCCAGATCTTAACATTGACGATATTTCATTAAATATGCAAAGACCTCCTCCTAGGAATCGCAAATCAGACATGACAGGTATGAACATGAGAATACCCGATCTGGACATAGATGGAAGACTTCATCACCCAGACAGAAATTCCCCTAGAATGAGACTTAGGTCTGGGCAGCCTCTGCTCAGTGATGTTTTAAGCCGGGGTGTTGATTTCCATCGTTCAGATCTCAACATTGATGATTTCACAGGAAAAGATCATGTGCTCAGAGCCAGAGGTTCAACACCTGACCTCCGTACAATACGTGACAGTGGACAGGACTTCTACCATTCAGGACTAGACATTGACATGGGGCGCAGTAGAAAAATCAGAAGGCCGCCTGACGGTGCAGACGGATACTTTGTCACCGTTTTTCCTTCTCAAACACAAAGCCAAAGAATGCCAAACCGTAAATACAACACACTCGGAGCACCCGACTTTAATTCAGGAAACATAGACCTTGAAGTCCCAAGAAAATATGACCAAAAAGGTTCAACATACCTCTTCTCCAACCTTGTGTAG